One genomic window of Streptomonospora nanhaiensis includes the following:
- a CDS encoding type 1 glutamine amidotransferase, with protein sequence MSDTSSALRIVWIYPDLLSTYGDQGNALILRRRAELRGIRTELVRVLSSDPVPVEGDIYLLGGGEDRPQILAAERLRSDGGLKRAAERGAAVFAVCAGYQIIGESYGDDADNPLPGVGILDVRSGRGETRAVGEIVADVAPELGGGRITGFENHQGRTAVGPSAVPLSRTVTGIGNDGQTEGAYQGQVIGTYLHGPALPRNPHLADLLLRMRVGDLAPLPPSWGEALHQERLAAAL encoded by the coding sequence ATGAGCGACACCAGCAGCGCCCTGCGCATCGTCTGGATCTACCCCGACCTGCTGAGCACCTACGGCGACCAGGGCAACGCGCTCATCCTGCGCCGCCGCGCCGAGCTGCGCGGCATCAGGACCGAACTCGTGCGCGTGCTCTCCAGCGACCCCGTGCCGGTCGAGGGCGACATCTACCTGCTGGGCGGCGGCGAGGACCGCCCGCAGATCCTGGCGGCCGAGCGGCTGCGCTCCGACGGCGGCCTGAAGCGGGCGGCCGAGCGCGGCGCCGCCGTGTTCGCCGTCTGCGCCGGCTACCAGATCATCGGCGAGAGCTACGGCGACGACGCCGACAACCCGCTGCCGGGCGTGGGGATCCTCGACGTCCGCAGCGGGCGCGGCGAGACCCGCGCCGTCGGCGAGATCGTCGCCGACGTCGCCCCGGAGCTGGGCGGCGGGCGGATCACCGGGTTCGAGAACCACCAGGGCCGCACCGCCGTGGGCCCCTCAGCCGTGCCGCTGTCGCGCACGGTCACCGGGATCGGCAACGACGGCCAGACCGAGGGCGCCTACCAGGGCCAGGTCATCGGCACCTACCTGCACGGCCCGGCGCTGCCGCGCAACCCGCACCTGGCCGACCTGCTGCTGCGGATGCGCGTGGGCGACCTCGCGCCGCTGCCGCCGTCGTGGGGCGAGGCCCTGCACCAGGAGCGGCTGGCGGCGGCGCTGTAG
- a CDS encoding MurT ligase domain-containing protein, with protein sequence MSELPLRAQLAAALGKGAASLSRATGRGDGSVIGGRIALKVEPDLLAKLARGRRLALVSATNGKTTTTRLIAAALRELGPVATNEHGANMPTGHITALSNAPDARNGVLEVDEKYLPRVLRDTNPAVVVLMNLSRDQMDRASEINLLAKKWREALALSETHVVANADDPLVAWAGMGAHYATWVSAGQRWKEDSWCCPECGGHLKREPDPHWECPECGMRRPETTWAVDNRTDAVIDPYEQRWPLRLNLPGDANRANAAIAMATAAAYGIPPERSLPRLQEIRSVAGRYTSVVTDGVEVRLLLAKNPAGWLESFAVLDPPRVPVILSVNAQIPDGKDTSWLWDVDYTVLRGRRVFVMGERRTDLALRLETDEVPFETADKVSDVITRLKAEQPDITKVDVIANYTAFQQIRAHYGRVQ encoded by the coding sequence ATGAGCGAACTTCCCTTGCGCGCCCAACTGGCCGCGGCTCTGGGCAAGGGCGCGGCCTCGCTGTCCCGGGCCACCGGGCGCGGCGACGGCTCCGTCATCGGCGGGCGCATCGCGCTCAAGGTCGAGCCCGACCTGCTCGCGAAGCTGGCCCGCGGTCGCCGCCTCGCCCTCGTCAGCGCGACCAACGGCAAGACCACCACGACCCGGCTGATCGCGGCCGCGCTGCGCGAGCTGGGGCCGGTCGCCACCAACGAGCACGGCGCGAACATGCCCACCGGGCACATCACCGCGCTGTCCAACGCCCCCGACGCCCGCAACGGCGTGCTGGAGGTCGACGAGAAGTACCTGCCGCGGGTGCTGCGCGACACCAACCCGGCCGTGGTCGTGCTGATGAACCTCAGCCGCGACCAGATGGACCGCGCCTCCGAGATCAACCTCCTCGCCAAGAAGTGGCGCGAGGCGCTGGCGCTGAGCGAGACCCACGTGGTCGCCAACGCCGACGACCCCCTGGTGGCCTGGGCCGGCATGGGCGCCCACTACGCCACCTGGGTCTCGGCGGGCCAGCGCTGGAAGGAGGACTCCTGGTGCTGCCCCGAGTGCGGCGGGCACCTCAAGCGCGAGCCCGACCCCCACTGGGAGTGCCCCGAGTGCGGCATGCGCCGCCCCGAGACCACGTGGGCGGTCGACAACCGCACCGACGCCGTGATCGACCCCTACGAGCAGCGCTGGCCGCTGCGGCTCAACCTCCCCGGCGACGCCAACCGCGCCAACGCCGCCATCGCCATGGCCACCGCCGCCGCCTACGGGATCCCCCCGGAGCGCTCCCTGCCGCGCCTGCAGGAGATCCGCTCGGTCGCGGGCCGCTACACCTCCGTGGTCACCGACGGGGTGGAGGTCCGGCTGCTGCTGGCCAAGAACCCGGCCGGCTGGCTGGAGTCCTTCGCGGTTCTCGACCCGCCCCGGGTGCCGGTGATCCTGTCGGTCAACGCCCAGATCCCCGACGGCAAGGACACCTCCTGGCTGTGGGACGTCGACTACACCGTGCTGCGCGGGCGGCGGGTGTTCGTCATGGGCGAGCGCCGCACCGACCTCGCGCTGCGGCTGGAGACCGACGAGGTCCCCTTCGAGACCGCCGACAAGGTGAGCGACGTCATCACCCGGCTCAAGGCCGAGCAGCCCGACATCACCAAGGTGGACGTGATCGCCAACTACACGGCCTTCCAGCAGATCCGCGCCCACTACGGCCGCGTCCAGTAG
- a CDS encoding DUF1416 domain-containing protein yields the protein MSDNGCGAPVGGVALADVDAKGQAVIQGVVRRGGVPLSGAYARLLDDSGDFVGEVATGEEGTFRFFAADGAWRVRVLASQGFTAEYDITAEVGKVIDLQVDA from the coding sequence GTGAGCGACAACGGATGCGGCGCACCCGTCGGGGGCGTAGCCCTGGCCGACGTCGACGCCAAGGGCCAGGCGGTGATCCAGGGGGTCGTGCGGCGCGGCGGCGTGCCGCTCAGCGGCGCCTACGCCCGGCTGCTGGACGACTCGGGCGACTTCGTCGGCGAGGTCGCCACGGGTGAGGAGGGCACCTTCCGGTTCTTCGCCGCCGACGGCGCGTGGAGGGTCCGGGTGCTCGCCTCCCAGGGCTTCACCGCCGAGTACGACATCACGGCCGAGGTGGGCAAGGTCATCGACCTCCAGGTCGACGCCTGA